Within the Magnetococcales bacterium genome, the region TCCTGATGGAAAGGAGAGAAAAAGAAAGGTGAAAATGAGCGGAAGAAAAGCCATGATCTTGGCTTGAATGGGGTCGGCGGGAGCCGGATTAAGTTTGGATTGCAGATACATCGAAATGCCCATCAATACCGGAAGGACATAATAGGGATCCATCTCCGACAGATCCTTGATCCAGAAGAAAAACGGGGCGTGACGCATCTCCACCGACAGGAACAAAACCTTGTACAGGGCAAAAAAGACCGGAATCTGGACCACGATGGGAAGACACCCCCCCAAAGGATTGACCTTGTTGTCCTGATACAGCTTCATCATCTCCTGATTCATCCGCTGCTTGTCGTCCGAAAAACGCTTGCGCAACTCCTCGACCTTGGGTTGCAGCTTTTTCATTTCGTTCATCGAACGATAACTTTTGTTGGCCAGCGGAAAGAAAATGGCCTTGATCAGCACTGTAAGCAGAATGATCGCCAAGCCAAAATTGTGCAGAAATCCGTTGAAGATCAGCAAAAGTTCGACCAGCGGTACCGCCAGGAAATGGAACCATCCGTAGTCGATCGAACGTTCCAGATCATATCCCACCCGTTCCAGAGTGTTGATCTCCTTGGGACCGATATAGAGCAGGAGACTCCGGGAAAATTGACTTTTTGGCGCAACGGTCTGTTTTTCCGAAACATTGCCGATACGGTAAGAAGGATTGTCATGGTCGAAATAAATGCGTTTTTTGCCGGGATCGGTTGTGATGAAGGCGGCCAGAAAATACTTGTCCGAAAATCCGGCCCATCCGCTGGTGGCCGATTCATGGATATCCTTGGTGCGCAGATCTTCATAGGTGTGTTGAATGCGGGTACCGTCAAGGAAACCCATCGGTCCCTGAAAATCGGCGACCGCCATGGCATGGCTTTCGCTGACTGGTTCGACGCGGATAAAGTGGGAAAAATGATGGAGCGCCACCGGGGAATCGGTCGAATTGACGATGCGGTCTTCGACGGTGAAGAGGTAGGTTTTTTCGTCGATGGCAATCCGTTTTTCGAAGACCAGCCCCTTGCCGTTGTCCCAGAATAGATGGACGGAATGGGGCGACGCGCCCGGTTCGGGCTTGGCCAGGCTCCAAACCGTGTTGCGATCGGGGGTTTGAATTTCCGATCCCAGAAACCCTGACTCGTTGAAAAAGAAATCCCGCCCGTGGCGATTGAAGAATCGAATCGGTTGGCCTTCCGGGGGGCGGTGGGTCAAATGTTTGAGAAAGCGCAGATCGGCAAACGATGCCCCCTTGAGGGCAATTTTTCCTTCGACCAGATCGGTCTTGAAGGAAGCGAAAGTTTCGTTGGCCTCGTCCTGTTGTCCGGGAACGGATTCAGGGAGCGCCGGTTTGGATTCCATGACCGGAACCGTCGCGCTGGCCGTGACAGGAGCTTGTTTTTCGGGAGGATTACCCTGGTCGGGGGCGGACTGGCTCTTTTCTCCCTGGGCCGTGTTGTTGGCGGCAGTCGTGGTCGTTTCGGGTGGAGGGGTAAAATAGGTCTCCATGACCGACTGATAGCCAACCACCAGAAACAGGGAGAGAATGATGGCCAGGAGGGTTCTCTGGTCCATGAGGCAACCTGCGAAGATAAAGGGTTATGGAACGGGATCCAATCCACCGGGATGGAACGGATGGCATCGAAGAATTCGCTTCAAGGATAGCCAACCACCACGCAAAACACCATACCTGGAGATGGCTTCCAGGGCATATTCCGAACAGGTCGGATAAAAACGGCAAGAGGGCGGCAGCATCGGCGAGATGAACGTGCGGTAAAACCGGATCGGGCCCTGCAAAAGGATTTTCAAGGGGAATCCTGCCGTGGTCGCGGGGTTGGGGAGGTTTTGTTGAATTGTGTACGGGCAAGATTCAAGGCCCCTTCGAGGGTTTGATCGAAAGCCTCATGGGACGCTTGTCCGGCCGGGAAGCGGGCGATGATGACAATATCCCAGCGATCAGCCCAACGATCGGCGACCCGTGCCTGCCAATGACGAAAAAATTCCCGCAGCCAACGTTTGACACGATTGCGCAGGACCGCCTTGCCCACCTTCCGGCTGACGGTGACCCCCAACCGCGAGGTCTCCAGTCCGTTTTTTCGGACAAACACCAAAAACAGCGGTGTATGAACTTTTCTTCCCTGATCGGTATTCCGTTTGAAATCGCGACTCTTGAGCAGTCGGGCCATTTTGGGAAAGTGACAAGGCCCGACTGTTACGGTTCGATGAGATTCGGAATCCTGGAAAAGGGATGGGGTCATTGATCCTGGATCATGGATCGGGGAAGTCCCTGGCCTCAGGAATTTACGAGGGTTTTACGACCCTTGAAACGCCTGCGGCTCAGCACCTGGCGTCCTGAGCGGGTGGACATTTTCTTGCGAAAACCGTGGGTTTTCTTGCGGCGGACGATGCTGGGTTGAAAGGTTCTCTTC harbors:
- the yidC gene encoding membrane protein insertase YidC; amino-acid sequence: MDQRTLLAIILSLFLVVGYQSVMETYFTPPPETTTTAANNTAQGEKSQSAPDQGNPPEKQAPVTASATVPVMESKPALPESVPGQQDEANETFASFKTDLVEGKIALKGASFADLRFLKHLTHRPPEGQPIRFFNRHGRDFFFNESGFLGSEIQTPDRNTVWSLAKPEPGASPHSVHLFWDNGKGLVFEKRIAIDEKTYLFTVEDRIVNSTDSPVALHHFSHFIRVEPVSESHAMAVADFQGPMGFLDGTRIQHTYEDLRTKDIHESATSGWAGFSDKYFLAAFITTDPGKKRIYFDHDNPSYRIGNVSEKQTVAPKSQFSRSLLLYIGPKEINTLERVGYDLERSIDYGWFHFLAVPLVELLLIFNGFLHNFGLAIILLTVLIKAIFFPLANKSYRSMNEMKKLQPKVEELRKRFSDDKQRMNQEMMKLYQDNKVNPLGGCLPIVVQIPVFFALYKVLFLSVEMRHAPFFFWIKDLSEMDPYYVLPVLMGISMYLQSKLNPAPADPIQAKIMAFLPLIFTFLFLSFPSGLVLYWLVNNILSIIQQSYIVKKS
- the rnpA gene encoding ribonuclease P protein component translates to MTPSLFQDSESHRTVTVGPCHFPKMARLLKSRDFKRNTDQGRKVHTPLFLVFVRKNGLETSRLGVTVSRKVGKAVLRNRVKRWLREFFRHWQARVADRWADRWDIVIIARFPAGQASHEAFDQTLEGALNLARTQFNKTSPTPRPRQDSP
- the yidD gene encoding membrane protein insertion efficiency factor YidD, with the translated sequence MKILLQGPIRFYRTFISPMLPPSCRFYPTCSEYALEAISRYGVLRGGWLSLKRILRCHPFHPGGLDPVP
- the rpmH gene encoding 50S ribosomal protein L34 yields the protein MKRTFQPSIVRRKKTHGFRKKMSTRSGRQVLSRRRFKGRKTLVNS